One Fibrobacter sp. UWR4 genomic window carries:
- a CDS encoding folylpolyglutamate synthase/dihydrofolate synthase family protein, giving the protein MQNAGMEYLNSRLMFGMMPGLESTRKLCEALGNPQEKFKTIHVVGTNGKGSTSYYLSGILKAHGFKTALYTSPHLVSLRERIRIDDVPISDEDLDRYLLQVKDAAHKVNSAGASIEPTFFEVLTLVAFLHYANSGVDVAVLEAGMGGRLDSTAVANGDVAVVTSIGLEHTEVLGPTESAILKEKMAVLGEGSLTGKTFVVGGLSQELLSEARQFAAERGAAFVTPEIRKDVVLPNLGQHYVENASLSLVVAKLFVGPSYDDALAIRVLASRSWAGRMQTLADSSGKVRYILDGAHNSHAVKRLVETLDKYYPQQKFHCVFGALKDKDVGEMLKLMAPHVSHWHITKTPYPRFRELDDLRGLLAGLGLNVASEGELSRSYLDLVQAEAGEVPVLITGSLYMIGETVQSLKKDYEGLAFFRGLDQTTNEHR; this is encoded by the coding sequence ATGCAAAACGCTGGAATGGAATACTTGAATTCCCGACTGATGTTCGGGATGATGCCGGGGCTGGAATCTACACGTAAGCTGTGCGAAGCTCTTGGAAATCCTCAGGAAAAGTTTAAGACCATCCATGTGGTGGGAACCAATGGAAAGGGCTCTACCAGCTATTATCTGTCCGGAATCTTAAAGGCCCATGGATTTAAGACAGCCCTTTACACAAGCCCCCATCTGGTAAGCCTGCGTGAACGAATCCGTATAGACGATGTCCCTATTTCCGATGAGGATCTGGACCGCTATCTTTTGCAGGTGAAGGATGCCGCCCACAAGGTAAATTCCGCCGGCGCATCCATCGAACCTACGTTCTTTGAAGTCTTGACTCTGGTGGCTTTCCTCCATTATGCAAATTCCGGCGTGGATGTTGCCGTACTGGAAGCAGGGATGGGCGGCCGCCTGGACAGTACTGCGGTTGCAAATGGCGATGTGGCCGTTGTTACTAGCATTGGCCTGGAACATACGGAAGTGTTGGGCCCCACGGAATCTGCCATCCTGAAAGAAAAGATGGCCGTACTTGGGGAAGGCTCTCTTACTGGGAAGACATTCGTTGTTGGCGGCCTTTCACAGGAATTGCTTTCCGAAGCCCGTCAATTTGCTGCAGAACGTGGTGCGGCATTTGTGACTCCGGAAATCCGTAAAGACGTTGTACTTCCCAATTTAGGGCAGCACTACGTGGAAAATGCAAGCCTCTCCTTGGTGGTGGCAAAGCTGTTTGTTGGCCCCTCCTACGATGATGCTCTGGCGATCCGCGTGTTGGCTAGTCGCAGTTGGGCTGGCCGCATGCAGACTCTTGCGGATTCGTCCGGAAAAGTCCGTTACATTCTGGATGGCGCCCACAATTCCCATGCGGTGAAACGCCTGGTGGAAACTCTGGATAAGTACTATCCCCAGCAGAAATTCCATTGCGTATTTGGCGCTCTGAAGGACAAGGACGTAGGGGAAATGCTGAAGCTGATGGCGCCTCACGTTAGCCATTGGCACATCACGAAAACGCCTTATCCAAGATTCCGCGAGCTGGATGACCTGCGGGGGTTACTTGCCGGTCTTGGTCTGAATGTTGCAAGCGAAGGCGAATTAAGCAGGTCGTATCTGGATCTGGTACAGGCCGAAGCTGGTGAAGTCCCTGTGCTGATTACAGGCAGTCTCTATATGATCGGGGAAACAGTTCAGTCCCTGAAGAAGGATTATGAAG